From a region of the Helicobacter hepaticus ATCC 51449 genome:
- a CDS encoding MATE family efflux transporter, whose amino-acid sequence MSAVSVNDKVDMRKDSIYKLFFYFFIPNLCAMLALSTYSTIDGIFVGKKLGENALAAIGLCWPIFPALIAFELLFGLGAASIASYFLGKGQDNRARLMFSSVFYFATLSSVIIGVILFFCVEKVALALGANELVLPYVVEYLQVIFLSAVIMVLHPLLDIFVINDKRPILAMMAMIIGSASNIVLNYIFLFVLELGMFGSALATAMGHGLGMMILLSHFVRKRGRIYFVWRFSLNAVFASAKNGVPQSISELSVAFVMIMFNHTLKALAESEEMKVSYLAIYSIVMYVGVVCFTILLSCAQGVQPVASYNYGAGEMKRVRGIYAFGVGFATALGILVYAVFMSIDSMLVKLFLKSGQEMILEPTLEAMKVYFIGYIFLGFNIVSAIFFQSIQRPKSSFLITLSYNLIFVSILLFVLSYYYGVFGVWLSYPLSLVCSSIVVIGVIFYESRYGVLGKKVS is encoded by the coding sequence ATGAGTGCAGTAAGCGTAAATGATAAAGTAGATATGCGTAAAGATTCTATCTACAAACTCTTTTTTTATTTTTTTATCCCTAATTTATGTGCAATGCTTGCGCTTTCGACTTATTCAACCATTGATGGTATTTTTGTGGGAAAAAAGCTTGGTGAAAATGCACTTGCTGCTATTGGGCTATGTTGGCCTATATTTCCTGCTCTCATTGCTTTTGAATTACTCTTTGGCTTAGGAGCTGCTTCTATTGCTTCGTATTTTTTGGGTAAAGGACAAGATAACCGTGCAAGATTAATGTTTAGCTCGGTATTTTATTTTGCTACCCTCTCTTCTGTCATTATCGGCGTAATTCTTTTTTTCTGCGTAGAAAAAGTCGCTCTTGCACTTGGGGCAAATGAGTTGGTGCTGCCCTATGTGGTAGAGTATTTGCAAGTGATTTTTTTGAGTGCTGTGATTATGGTGCTTCACCCTTTGCTTGATATTTTTGTGATTAATGATAAACGCCCGATTTTGGCAATGATGGCGATGATTATTGGCTCTGCATCAAATATTGTATTAAATTATATTTTTTTATTTGTGTTAGAGCTTGGTATGTTTGGCTCTGCACTTGCTACTGCTATGGGACACGGATTAGGTATGATGATACTTTTAAGCCATTTTGTGCGTAAAAGAGGGCGCATTTATTTTGTATGGCGTTTTTCACTCAATGCTGTGTTTGCTTCTGCAAAAAATGGTGTGCCTCAAAGCATTTCTGAGCTTAGCGTAGCATTTGTAATGATTATGTTTAATCACACATTGAAAGCTTTAGCTGAAAGCGAAGAGATGAAAGTGAGCTATCTTGCTATTTATAGTATCGTGATGTATGTGGGTGTAGTTTGTTTTACAATTTTACTCTCTTGCGCTCAAGGTGTGCAGCCTGTAGCAAGCTATAACTATGGAGCTGGAGAGATGAAGCGAGTGAGGGGGATTTATGCTTTTGGAGTGGGCTTTGCTACTGCTTTAGGCATTTTAGTTTATGCAGTATTTATGAGTATAGATTCTATGCTCGTCAAACTTTTTTTAAAAAGTGGGCAAGAAATGATTTTAGAGCCAACCCTTGAAGCAATGAAAGTGTATTTTATAGGCTATATATTTTTAGGATTTAATATTGTGAGTGCAATATTTTTCCAATCAATCCAACGTCCAAAAAGCTCTTTTCTTATCACGCTCTCTTATAATCTCATTTTTGTGAGTATTTTACTTTTTGTTTTGTCTTATTATTATGGTGTTTTTGGCGTGTGGCTTTCTTATCCGCTTTCTCTTGTGTGTTCAAGTATTGTCGTTATAGGCGTGATTTTTTATGAATCTCGTTATGGTGTGCTTGGTAAAAAGGTATCATAG
- the kdsB gene encoding 3-deoxy-manno-octulosonate cytidylyltransferase, which yields MIIIPARLESTRFPKKVLCDIGGLPMVVRTALNAQQVDSVVVACDDEQIASVCKTHKIPCVMTAKSHSSGTDRCAEASKKLGLSDNEIILNIQADEPFLETSVIRTLQDLMKKHTPFMGSLAKIICESDIADSNLVKVVLNAHNEAIYFSRSPIPFCRDGQSEELKTYPYLGHLGLYGFSAKSLQEFCSLPKSPLEEIEKLEQLRALYQGKTIAMAVVQTQSVGIDTPQDYQRAIEHFKHQ from the coding sequence ATGATTATTATCCCTGCAAGATTAGAATCTACACGATTCCCAAAAAAAGTATTATGTGATATAGGTGGGTTGCCTATGGTCGTGCGCACAGCACTTAATGCACAGCAGGTAGATTCTGTTGTGGTGGCGTGTGATGATGAACAAATAGCATCTGTATGTAAAACACATAAGATTCCTTGTGTAATGACAGCTAAAAGTCATAGTAGCGGCACAGATAGATGTGCAGAGGCAAGTAAAAAACTCGGATTGAGCGATAATGAGATTATTCTTAATATTCAAGCTGATGAGCCATTTTTGGAAACCTCTGTGATACGCACTTTGCAAGATTTGATGAAAAAACATACGCCATTTATGGGTAGTTTAGCTAAAATTATTTGTGAATCCGATATAGCAGATTCTAATCTTGTCAAAGTTGTGCTTAATGCACACAATGAAGCAATTTATTTTTCACGCTCTCCTATTCCATTTTGCCGAGATGGACAGAGTGAGGAATTGAAAACTTATCCATACTTGGGGCACTTGGGGCTTTATGGATTTAGCGCAAAAAGTTTGCAAGAATTTTGTTCGTTACCAAAAAGCCCTTTAGAGGAGATAGAAAAACTCGAGCAGCTTCGCGCACTTTATCAGGGTAAAACTATTGCAATGGCAGTAGTGCAAACCCAAAGTGTGGGAATTGACACTCCACAGGATTATCAAAGAGCAATAGAGCATTTCAAACATCAATAA
- a CDS encoding HD domain-containing protein has product MSYTSKIKAPRLSAGLLKRIFVAASIRRWNDQATPVEFVELDKQAHKIVIAYILAKYEENLGKSVDWESLILQFCFEFFERIVLTDIKPPVFHKLRETHNKELVKFVCECLECDLKDYEFFSSMGEYLLGSKDSLERQILKASHYYASKWEFDIIYHFNPFMYDVQNIRNIINKQVEEHYHLAGMQQIMLYENVRELVAMFGQLRFQKRWSQTPRIPATSVLGHTLIVALSAYLVSFDIGCCEKMRINHFLCGLFHDLPEILTRDIISPIKRSVKGLDRLIKEIEEEAVKKKILAIVPPNIAEDIIYFTQNEFANRYIIEHFPHNATSGEELMDKFNQNEYNGIYGEFLKVFDNLSAYLEAKISISHGISSDDLINGAQGIYDKCAQKVIRGVDVGKIFRDFA; this is encoded by the coding sequence ATGTCATATACATCTAAAATTAAAGCCCCTCGTTTGAGCGCGGGATTATTAAAGAGGATTTTTGTTGCTGCAAGTATTCGCCGTTGGAATGACCAAGCTACACCAGTAGAATTTGTGGAGCTTGATAAGCAAGCGCATAAAATTGTCATTGCTTATATTTTGGCAAAATATGAGGAGAATCTCGGTAAAAGTGTGGATTGGGAATCTTTAATATTACAATTTTGTTTTGAATTTTTTGAGCGCATTGTTTTGACAGATATTAAACCACCTGTATTTCACAAGCTAAGAGAGACGCATAATAAAGAACTCGTTAAATTTGTGTGTGAATGTTTGGAATGTGATTTGAAAGACTATGAGTTTTTCTCTTCTATGGGGGAATATTTGCTTGGTTCAAAAGACAGCTTGGAGCGACAGATTCTTAAAGCTTCCCATTATTATGCGTCTAAATGGGAGTTTGATATTATTTATCATTTTAATCCTTTTATGTATGATGTGCAAAATATCCGAAATATCATCAATAAACAAGTTGAAGAGCATTATCATCTTGCAGGTATGCAGCAGATTATGCTTTATGAGAATGTGCGTGAGCTTGTTGCTATGTTTGGGCAGCTTAGATTCCAAAAACGTTGGAGTCAAACACCTAGGATCCCAGCTACTTCAGTCTTAGGGCATACACTTATTGTAGCTTTAAGCGCGTATTTGGTGAGTTTTGACATAGGCTGTTGTGAGAAAATGCGGATTAATCATTTTTTGTGTGGATTATTTCACGATTTACCAGAAATACTCACACGCGATATTATTTCGCCTATTAAACGCAGTGTAAAAGGGCTTGATAGACTTATTAAAGAGATTGAAGAAGAGGCTGTAAAAAAGAAAATTCTAGCGATTGTGCCACCTAATATCGCAGAAGATATTATTTATTTTACGCAAAATGAGTTTGCTAATCGCTATATTATTGAGCATTTTCCTCATAATGCTACAAGTGGTGAAGAACTAATGGATAAATTCAATCAAAATGAATACAATGGCATATATGGGGAGTTTCTTAAAGTATTTGATAATTTAAGTGCGTATTTGGAAGCAAAAATCTCTATAAGCCACGGCATATCAAGTGATGATTTAATAAATGGAGCACAAGGTATTTATGATAAATGCGCCCAAAAAGTGATAAGAGGTGTAGATGTAGGTAAGATCTTTAGGGATTTTGCTTAA
- the gmd gene encoding GDP-mannose 4,6-dehydratase: MKKALITGVTGQDGAYLSEFLLNKGYEVHGIKRRSSLFNTDRIDHLFDGHHNKKIPFYLHFGDMTDSMNLTRLIAEVQPDEIYNLAAQSHVAVSFETPEYTANADGIGTLRILEAVKFLNLIDKTRIYQASTSELFGKVQEIPQSESTPFYPRSPYAVAKMYAYWITVNYREAYNMFACNGILFNHESPVRGETFVTRKITRAASKIALNLQDKLYLGNLDAKRDWGHAKDYVKMMWLILQHEKAEDWVIATGKTTQVRDFVRLAFAYCGITLAFQGSGADEKGVVSALDSAKAVSLGLNLEHLKIGQEVVAVDKRYFRPTEVDLLLGDPSKAEKELGWNREFDLKDLVNDMMESDLKLMRKDVYLKEGGYKIMRYFE, from the coding sequence ATGAAAAAAGCATTAATCACAGGTGTTACAGGGCAAGATGGAGCGTATTTGAGTGAATTTTTACTCAATAAAGGTTACGAAGTTCACGGCATTAAAAGGCGTAGCTCACTTTTTAACACCGATAGAATCGATCATCTCTTTGATGGACATCATAATAAGAAAATTCCATTTTACTTGCATTTTGGCGATATGACAGATTCTATGAATCTCACGCGTTTGATTGCAGAAGTCCAACCTGATGAAATCTATAATCTCGCCGCGCAAAGCCACGTAGCTGTAAGCTTTGAAACACCCGAATATACTGCAAATGCCGATGGAATAGGCACGCTTAGAATCTTAGAAGCAGTAAAATTCTTAAATCTTATTGACAAAACGCGCATTTATCAGGCTTCCACCTCTGAACTCTTTGGCAAGGTGCAAGAGATTCCTCAAAGTGAGAGCACACCCTTTTATCCCCGCTCTCCTTATGCAGTGGCGAAAATGTATGCGTATTGGATTACGGTGAATTATAGAGAAGCCTATAATATGTTTGCGTGTAATGGAATTTTGTTTAATCACGAAAGCCCTGTGCGAGGTGAAACCTTTGTAACACGTAAAATTACACGTGCAGCTTCTAAAATTGCACTCAATCTACAAGATAAGCTCTATCTTGGCAATTTAGACGCTAAACGCGATTGGGGACATGCAAAGGATTATGTCAAAATGATGTGGTTAATTTTACAACACGAAAAGGCAGAGGATTGGGTGATTGCCACAGGGAAAACGACACAAGTTAGAGACTTTGTGCGTTTAGCATTTGCCTATTGTGGTATCACATTAGCATTTCAAGGAAGTGGCGCAGATGAAAAAGGCGTTGTAAGTGCGTTAGATTCTGCTAAAGCAGTAAGTCTTGGATTAAATTTAGAGCATCTTAAAATCGGACAAGAAGTTGTTGCGGTAGATAAGCGATATTTTCGCCCCACAGAAGTAGATTTACTCCTTGGCGACCCAAGCAAAGCTGAAAAAGAGTTAGGCTGGAATCGTGAATTTGACTTGAAAGATTTAGTCAATGATATGATGGAGAGCGATTTAAAACTAATGCGCAAAGATGTGTATCTCAAAGAAGGTGGATACAAAATTATGCGGTATTTTGAATAA
- a CDS encoding Crp/Fnr family transcriptional regulator: MRLYKSKTDIDDNECTLHTIAAPSLIAEMPFFMRLNYSSNAQCMQPCEIISIHFETFYTHILQDTQMCSLFITSLCQKIQILESHITAHNQNLQTRLLAYLKNHKALLPTQTQRQIAQNLNISPESLSRTLKILKSKGILATTKGKITLL; this comes from the coding sequence GTGCGACTTTATAAAAGCAAAACAGATATTGATGATAACGAATGCACTTTGCATACTATCGCTGCACCCTCTCTTATTGCTGAAATGCCTTTTTTTATGCGATTAAATTACTCATCAAATGCACAATGTATGCAGCCTTGTGAAATAATCAGTATTCATTTTGAGACTTTTTATACACATATTTTACAAGATACACAAATGTGCTCACTTTTTATCACTTCTTTGTGTCAAAAAATACAAATCTTAGAATCTCATATCACTGCACATAATCAGAATCTCCAAACGCGTCTTTTAGCCTATCTCAAAAATCATAAAGCCCTACTTCCCACACAAACTCAAAGACAAATTGCCCAAAACCTCAATATCTCTCCAGAATCTCTCTCACGCACACTTAAAATACTAAAGAGCAAAGGTATCCTTGCCACTACTAAAGGTAAAATCACATTGCTATGA
- a CDS encoding GDP-L-fucose synthase family protein has protein sequence MQKDSKIYVAGHRGLVGSAIYRELQNQGYTNLLIKTHKELDLTQSECVSAFFAKEQPEYVFLCAAKVGGILANNTYRAEFIYENLAIQNNIIHNAYISGVKKMLFLGSTCIYPKNAPQPISEDSLLTSELEYTNEPYAIAKIAGLKMCESYNLQYGTNFICAMPTNLYGENDNFDLEKSHVLPALLRKFHLAKLLSQNKLQEIMQNLGFNDETTTLAYLQRFGISAERIEIWGSGNPKREFLYVQDLANACVFIMQNLNFKDLYAKDSTQIRNTQINIGTGEDISIKDLAYLIKEIVGFKGEICFDTSKPDGTMRKLSDVSKIQTLGWKHTYSLKEGILKTYQKVFK, from the coding sequence ATGCAAAAAGATTCTAAAATCTATGTTGCAGGGCATAGGGGACTTGTGGGGAGTGCAATTTATAGAGAACTTCAAAATCAAGGTTATACTAATTTACTGATTAAAACCCATAAAGAGCTAGATTTGACACAATCGGAGTGTGTGAGTGCATTTTTTGCCAAAGAGCAGCCTGAATATGTATTTTTATGTGCGGCAAAAGTGGGTGGGATTCTAGCAAATAACACTTATAGAGCGGAATTTATTTATGAAAATCTTGCCATTCAAAATAATATTATCCACAATGCGTATATAAGTGGTGTGAAAAAAATGCTTTTTCTTGGCTCAACTTGCATTTATCCCAAAAATGCCCCGCAACCCATTTCTGAAGATTCTTTACTCACAAGCGAGCTAGAATACACTAATGAACCTTATGCGATTGCCAAAATTGCAGGACTTAAAATGTGCGAATCTTATAATCTCCAATATGGCACAAATTTTATTTGCGCAATGCCAACAAATCTTTATGGCGAAAATGATAATTTTGACTTGGAAAAATCTCACGTTCTCCCGGCTCTTTTGCGTAAATTTCATTTAGCAAAGCTCTTATCTCAAAATAAACTCCAAGAAATAATGCAAAATCTTGGCTTTAATGATGAGACAACAACACTAGCATATCTCCAAAGATTTGGCATAAGCGCAGAACGTATAGAAATATGGGGAAGTGGCAATCCCAAAAGGGAATTTTTATATGTGCAGGATTTGGCAAACGCGTGCGTGTTTATTATGCAAAATTTAAACTTTAAAGATTTATATGCCAAAGATTCTACACAAATCCGCAATACGCAGATTAATATCGGCACAGGCGAGGATATTTCTATCAAAGATTTAGCGTATTTAATCAAAGAGATTGTGGGCTTTAAAGGGGAGATTTGCTTTGATACTAGCAAACCCGATGGCACAATGCGCAAATTAAGCGATGTAAGCAAAATCCAAACTTTGGGTTGGAAACATACATATTCGCTCAAAGAAGGAATTTTAAAGACATATCAAAAAGTCTTTAAATAA
- a CDS encoding FUSC family protein produces the protein MHLHLFSSLHNLIFKRFIYVYDAGFFGLIYAIKAMIAICISGTICYTLLGGQVLIWSVMMGMYVFFLNGFRSNKDMDWKYLVLFVAFVCALIPIFGIWEESLWLIIPSMILAFGIGISEVYDSDLPKVLTLALISALVANIYAGSHPEISLWQCVVAAFIGGSVSIGIRLFISFGQYGKFIQTQFVAMLFELSMMSENLGTKDYDTIKTQTLNHISLLKSKLTSASAKIKDAHLIKNHKRALFYLYKLESVCYVLDLMNYYFLHHRSTLLIQAQKEMTSNLYELSHIFYGKKPSITKKSLLNAMENNADSEWINALKIFYSKIESFTRLSSLQSQAFVENTTPKTLKIMRDALAHNPYPLLYGIRYAGAIGLAMFFAQFFQINHGAWIALGVVTMMHPNIGTIKTLGKDSILGSLIGLLLGVSLVFIAWDSPLLYIIFVLNLFLVIYFKTYPFVLWSLVLMLEFVLMFALVDNNFIELIAYRFSDILLGFLFAFFISKILYPRYSADDLLPQIKLCLEHFATLTLDLEQSQSKVLEGQNKLVRSLDELSLLITQSQNDKKLYSPHTLKLFDELMRDFYQLKESLIMLCERVIDREKKLETLLNNDLKALRVRYEMLCAMIESQPYYFKTDEDERFLLKDESIYPIVREIFELQNRVYNFLHTTLGK, from the coding sequence ATGCACTTACATCTGTTTTCATCATTACATAATCTCATTTTTAAACGCTTTATTTATGTCTATGATGCAGGATTCTTTGGACTTATTTATGCCATTAAGGCAATGATTGCAATTTGTATTAGTGGAACGATATGCTACACTCTTCTTGGCGGACAAGTGCTTATTTGGTCTGTAATGATGGGAATGTATGTATTTTTCCTCAACGGCTTTAGAAGCAATAAAGATATGGATTGGAAATATCTTGTGCTTTTTGTTGCCTTTGTATGCGCGCTTATACCTATTTTTGGCATATGGGAAGAAAGCCTTTGGCTTATAATCCCTTCTATGATTCTTGCCTTTGGGATTGGGATAAGCGAAGTATATGATAGCGATTTGCCAAAAGTGCTTACTCTTGCACTCATTAGCGCGCTTGTAGCAAATATTTATGCGGGCTCTCACCCAGAAATCTCATTATGGCAGTGTGTAGTTGCGGCTTTTATCGGCGGAAGTGTGAGTATAGGCATACGGCTTTTTATTTCTTTTGGACAATATGGTAAGTTTATTCAAACACAATTTGTTGCTATGCTCTTTGAACTTTCAATGATGAGTGAGAATCTTGGCACAAAAGATTATGATACAATCAAAACTCAAACACTCAATCACATCTCTTTGCTTAAGTCTAAGCTTACCTCTGCCTCTGCTAAAATCAAAGATGCTCATCTTATCAAAAACCATAAACGCGCACTTTTTTATCTCTATAAACTTGAAAGTGTATGCTATGTGCTTGATTTAATGAATTATTATTTTTTACATCATCGCTCTACTTTACTTATTCAAGCACAAAAAGAAATGACAAGCAATCTTTATGAACTCTCACATATTTTTTATGGCAAAAAGCCCTCTATTACAAAAAAATCCCTCCTCAATGCTATGGAAAATAATGCGGATTCAGAATGGATTAACGCTCTTAAAATATTTTATTCCAAAATAGAATCTTTTACGCGACTTTCTTCTTTACAATCTCAAGCTTTTGTTGAAAATACTACCCCAAAAACTCTAAAGATTATGCGCGATGCTCTTGCGCATAATCCCTATCCACTGCTTTATGGTATCCGATATGCAGGAGCAATCGGACTTGCTATGTTTTTTGCACAATTTTTTCAGATTAATCACGGCGCGTGGATTGCACTTGGGGTAGTTACAATGATGCACCCAAACATCGGCACTATTAAGACATTGGGCAAAGATTCTATACTTGGAAGCCTCATTGGGTTATTGCTTGGTGTGAGCTTAGTATTTATAGCTTGGGATTCTCCTTTATTGTATATCATCTTTGTGCTCAATCTTTTTTTAGTTATTTATTTTAAAACTTATCCTTTTGTGCTATGGTCTTTGGTGCTTATGCTTGAATTTGTATTAATGTTTGCCCTTGTGGATAATAATTTCATTGAACTTATCGCCTATCGCTTTAGTGATATTTTACTTGGATTCTTATTTGCCTTTTTTATCTCTAAAATACTCTATCCACGATATAGTGCTGATGATTTGCTACCCCAAATAAAGCTTTGTCTTGAACATTTTGCCACACTCACTTTAGACTTAGAACAATCTCAAAGTAAAGTGCTTGAAGGGCAAAATAAACTTGTGCGAAGCCTTGATGAGCTCTCCTTGCTTATCACGCAAAGTCAAAATGACAAAAAACTTTACTCACCTCATACCTTAAAGCTTTTTGATGAACTTATGCGGGATTTTTATCAACTTAAAGAATCTCTTATTATGCTTTGTGAAAGGGTAATAGATAGAGAAAAAAAGCTTGAGACACTTTTAAACAATGACTTAAAAGCCCTTCGTGTGCGTTATGAAATGCTTTGTGCAATGATAGAATCTCAGCCTTATTATTTTAAAACAGATGAAGATGAGCGATTCTTGCTTAAAGATGAATCTATCTATCCTATTGTGCGTGAGATTTTTGAGCTACAAAATCGCGTTTATAACTTCTTGCACACCACACTTGGTAAATAA